The following are encoded together in the Brassica napus cultivar Da-Ae chromosome A9, Da-Ae, whole genome shotgun sequence genome:
- the LOC106368483 gene encoding uncharacterized protein LOC106368483 isoform X2, whose translation MGENGSSAPNGLFPNGLLPGKAASVTRPLDAERWAKAEDRTAKLIACIQPNPPSEDRRNAVARYVRRLIMECFPLQVEIFTFGSVPLKTYLPDGDIDLTAFSTNQSLKDSWANLVRDMLEKEERNENAEFRVKEVQYIQAEVKLIKCLVENIVVDISFNQIGGLCTLCFLEEADLFINQNHLFKRSIILIKAWCYYESRILGAHHGLISTYALETLVLYIFHVFDNSFSGPLEVLYRFLEFFSKFDWQNFCISLWGPVPVSSLPDVTAEPPRKDVGELRKSEAFLKEFSRAYAVNPVAQETQGHPFVAKHFNVIDPLRENNNLGRSVSKGNFFRIRSAFTLGAKKLARLLECPKENLIHEVNQFFMNTWERHGSGRRPDAPGNDLWLSRLGDPEPCLQADNVSNSSSSNRNQNSAPRSVPSRQNNGGTEVISKATYHAQKNSGNSYQLAQEGRSNQNASNGKLQQTVKPEIMVNNFHGRHLFARTRSSPELTETYGEALLPSRRSRAPEAGKRQTNSTRVDSIREKGLESESLSSSIRNEADSSSVRHTPSPRSPDSTVDMSSAVNSYCDDLGSVSVNEGLSAAGEYGMQQEEQDLVNSMAYVAGQGFNGHFPFPFNFSTGPHLPFPVTPAILASMGYGQRNVPGIIPSNLPFMETPWSANMQFPQNFVSPPFTHYFPSGSHPMSEKLSKAGNEEMGSPEVNVEESDHDHWYEQERGTPSFRLENGMHQANDKHHSSSAEHSFVPSSRKIRSTRGDDLENSHSPVRGSQIQSEERNPGSRSVSCASSVRSRTSSESSWDGSTTKSSKPARDKRNRKAVSGAASALYGKGKSVPGHSVQVEGDNREWIPVSSKEITERDLGPCPTVASFQLQRNHVHGHELAKTSGSESTVSLAPFILGHGMQRKEADGSGYTFVPTGPPVPFFAMLPMHNYQAGGNATSDTLASHLSVDEVVENHDPCKSFDSFRGLDLSEINVSSHSTGVGSYVEPREHKNDILNGDIMSHWQNLQYGRSCQSFQHPPVLYPPSVLVPPAYLQGRLPWDGPGRSLAYTNAVNQLMMTYGPRLVPVAPVSTRPPNIYPRYANETPRYRSGTGTYFPNPVRTESLP comes from the exons ATGGGTGAGAATGGATCATCGGCGCCGAATGGCTTGTTTCCGAACGGGCTATTGCCGGGGAAGGCTGCGTCTGTGACACGTCCCCTCGATGCGGAGAGATGGGCCAAGGCCGAGGATAGAACCGCTAAGCTCATTGCTTGTATCCAGCCCAATCCTCCTTCAGAAGATCGACGAAACGCGGTTGCTAGATACGTGCGGAGGCTTATCATGGAGTGCTTCCCTCTTCAGGTTGAG ATCTTTACTTTTGGATCGGTGCCACTGAAGACTTATCTGCCGGATGGAGATATCGATTTAACTGCCTTCAGCACTAACCAAAGCCTGAAGGACTCCTGGGCTAATCTGGTTCGTGATATGCTTGAGAAGGAAGAGAGGAATGAGAATGCTGAGTTCCGTGTTAAAGAAGTCCAGTATATTCAGGCTGAA GTAAAGTTGATTAAGTGTCTGGTGGAGAACATTGTTGTGGATATTTCTTTCAATCAGATTGGAGGTTTGTGTACACTATGCTTCCTTGAGGAG GCTGATCTCTTTATAAACCAGAACCATTTGTTCAAGCGTAGTATCATATTGATCAAAGCCTGGTGTTATTACGAGAGCCGTATATTGGGGGCTCACCATGGGCTTATTTCAACATATGCCCTCGAAACCTTGGTTCTTTACATCTTTCACGTTTTCGACAACTCGTTTTCTGGACCCCTCGAG GTTCTCTATCGTTTTCTTGAGTTCTTTAGTAAGTTTGACTGGCAGAATTTTTGTATTAGCCTCTGGGGTCCTGTTCCAGTTAGTTCACTACCAGATGTAACAG CGGAACCTCCTCGAAAAGATGTTGGAGAGTTACGAAAGAGCGAAGCGTTTCTTAAAGAGTTTAGTAGAGCTTATGCAGTTAACCCTGTTGCTCAAGAGACACAGGGGCATCCTTTTGTTGCCAAACACTTCAATGTTATAGACCCTTTGCGTGAGAACAACAACCTTGGACGCAGTGTCAGTAAAG GTAACTTCTTTAGGATACGAAGTGCATTTACTCTTGGTGCCAAGAAGTTGGCTAGGTTACTTGAATGCCCTAAGGAGAATTTGATCCATGAGGTTAACCAATTTTTTATGAATACATGGGAAAGACATGGCAGTGGTCGTCGTCCTGATGCTCCTGGAAATGATCTATGGTTATCAAGACTGGGAGATCCTGAGCCTTGTCTTCAAGCTGACAATGTTAGTAATTCTTCAAGCAGCAACAGAAACCAAAATTCCGCCCCTCGCAGTGTGCCCTCTCGACAGAACAACGGTGGAACTGAAGTTATATCGAAAGCAACATATCATGCCCAAAAAAACAGTGGCAACTCTTACCAACTTGCTCAGGAaggtcgttctaatcaaaatgCTTCAAATGGTAAACTTCAGCAAACTGTTAAGCCAGAAATCATGGTAAATAATTTTCATGGAAGGCATCTCTTTGCCAGGACGCGGTCTAGCCCTGAGCTTACTGAGACATATGGTGAAGCTCTTTTGCCATCAAGGCGTAGTAGAGCCCCAGAAGCTGGAAAACGCCAAACTAATTCCACGAGGGTTGATAGTATCAGGGAAAAAGGTCTAGAGTCTGAGAGTTTGTCAAGCAGTATCAGAAATGAGGCCGACTCATCGTCAGTTAGGCATACACCATCCCCTCGAAGTCCTGATAGTACTGTTGACATGAGTAGTGCAGTGAACAGTTATTGTGATGATTTAGGCTCAGTTTCCGTGAATGAAGGTTTATCGGCCGCAGGGGAATATGGTATGCAACAGGAAGAGCAAGATCTTGTCAACTCGATGGCATATGTTGCAGGGCAAGGTTTCAATGGACACTTcccttttccttttaatttttctaCGGGCCCCCACTTACCGTTTCCAGTTACACCTGCCATCTTAGCTTCAATGGGATATGGTCAAAGGAATGTGCCTGGTATTATTCCTTCTAACCTTCCTTTCATGGAGACACCTTGGAGTGCCAATATGCAATTCCCGCAAAACTTTGTGTCTCCACCATTTACCCATTATTTTCCGAGTGGATCCCATCCAATGTCAGAAAAGCTGAGCAAAGCTGGTAATGAAGAGATGGGGTCTCCAGAAGTGAACGTCGAAGAGTCTGACCATGATCACTGGTACGAGCAAGAAAGGGGAACTCCTAGTTTTAGACTTGAAAATGGAATGCATCAGGCAAATGATAAACATCATTCATCTTCTGCAGAGCACAGTTTCGTACCCTCAAGTCGTAAAATACGGTCAACAAGGGGAGATGATTTAGAAAATTCCCACTCTCCAGTCAGAGGCAGTCAGATTCAGAGTGAGGAGAGAAATCCAGGCTCTAGATCTGTTTCTTGTGCTAGTTCCGTTAGAAGCAGGACTTCATCTGAAAGCTCTTGGGATGGATCAACTACAAAGAGCTCAAAGCCAGCTAGGGATAAACGGAATAGGAAAGCAGTTTCTGGAGCTGCATCTGCACTGTATGGAAAAGGCAAGAGCGTTCCTGGACACTCAGTCCAGGTTGAAGGTGATAACAGAGAGTGGATTCCTGTATCAAGCAAAGAAATAACCGAAAGGGATCTGGGCCCTTGTCCTACTGTCGCGTCATTTCAACTACAAAGGAATCACGTTCATGGTCATGAACTAGCTAAGACAAGTGGATCAGAGTCCACAGTGTCTCTTGCTCCATTCATCCTTGGCCATGGCATGCAACGAAAAGAGGCTGATGGTTCTGGATATACTTTTGTTCCCACTGGGCCACCTGTTCCATTCTTTGCAATGCTTCCAATGCACAACTATCAAGCTGGTGGTAATGCGACATCAGATACGTTGGCGAGCCACCTCAGTGTGGATGAGGTAGTAGAGAATCATGACCCCTGTAAAAGTTTTGACTCGTTCAGGGGACTTGATCTGTCTGAGATAAATGTGTCTTCGCACTCCACCGGAGTTGGCTCGTATGTAGAACCAAGGGAGCACAAAAATGATATTCTCAATGGAGATATTATGAGTCATTGGCAAAATTTGCAGTATGGCCGCTCTTGCCAGAGTTTTCAACATCCGCCGGTGTTGTACCCTCCTTCTGTTTTAGTGCCGCCTGCTTATCTCCAGGGGCGTTTACCATGGGATGGTCCTGGAAGATCTCTTGCTTACACCAATGCAGTCAATCAGCTCATGATGACCTACGGACCCCGTCTTGTACCCGTTGCTCCTGTTTCGACCAGGCCACCTAACATTTATCCTCGTTATGCTAATGAAACTCCCAGATATCGAAGTGGGACGGGGACATATTTTCCAAATCCTGTAAGAACTGAATCCCTTCCTTGA
- the LOC106368483 gene encoding uncharacterized protein LOC106368483 isoform X1, whose amino-acid sequence MGENGSSAPNGLFPNGLLPGKAASVTRPLDAERWAKAEDRTAKLIACIQPNPPSEDRRNAVARYVRRLIMECFPLQVEIFTFGSVPLKTYLPDGDIDLTAFSTNQSLKDSWANLVRDMLEKEERNENAEFRVKEVQYIQAEVKLIKCLVENIVVDISFNQIGGLCTLCFLEEADLFINQNHLFKRSIILIKAWCYYESRILGAHHGLISTYALETLVLYIFHVFDNSFSGPLEVLYRFLEFFSKFDWQNFCISLWGPVPVSSLPDVTAEPPRKDVGELRKSEAFLKEFSRAYAVNPVAQETQGHPFVAKHFNVIDPLRENNNLGRSVSKGNFFRIRSAFTLGAKKLARLLECPKENLIHEVNQFFMNTWERHGSGRRPDAPGNDLWLSRLGDPEPCLQADNVSNSSSSNRNQNSAPRSVPSRQNNGGTEVISKATYHAQKNSGNSYQLAQEGRSNQNASNGKLQQTVKPEIMVNNFHGRHLFARTRSSPELTETYGEALLPSRRSRAPEAGKRQTNSTRVDSIREKGLESESLSSSIRNEADSSSVRHTPSPRSPDSTVDMSSAVNSYCDDLGSVSVNEGLSAAGEYGMQQEEQDLVNSMAYVAGQGFNGHFPFPFNFSTGPHLPFPVTPAILASMGYGQRNVPGIIPSNLPFMETPWSANMQFPQNFVSPPFTHYFPSGSHPMSEKLSKAGNEEMGSPEVNVEESDHDHWYEQERGTPSFRLENGMHQANDKHHSSSAEHSFVPSSRKIRSTRGDDLENSHSPVRGSQIQSEERNPGSRSVSCASSVRSRTSSESSWDGSTTKSSKPARDKRNRKAVSGAASALYGKGKSVPGHSVQVEGDNREWIPVSSKEITERDLGPCPTVASFQLQRNHVHGHELAKTSGSESTVSLAPFILGHGMQRKEADGSGYTFVPTGPPVPFFAMLPMHNYQAGGNATSDTLASHLSVDEVVENHDPCKSFDSFRGLDLSEINVSSHSTGVGSYVEPREHKNDILNGDIMSHWQNLQYGRSCQSFQHPPVLYPPSVLVPPAYLQGRLPWDGPGRSLAYTNAVNQLMMTYGPRLVPVAPVSTRPPNIYPRYANETPRYRSGTGTYFPNPISPREQRPASGMRRGNYGHDRNDHHSDREGNWNAGTKARGSGRSSHNNRNQVDNKPRQDRSDRQWGSSYRHESSSYSSHHSQNGSIRSNNSQDAPGNVVYSVYRLPPGMTQNSVTSPEGQHNPPSAMMFYPYDHNSVDEAPYLNDGNHSAGGGGGFEDQPRYRGSHMSSPDDPSSPRFPRGK is encoded by the exons ATGGGTGAGAATGGATCATCGGCGCCGAATGGCTTGTTTCCGAACGGGCTATTGCCGGGGAAGGCTGCGTCTGTGACACGTCCCCTCGATGCGGAGAGATGGGCCAAGGCCGAGGATAGAACCGCTAAGCTCATTGCTTGTATCCAGCCCAATCCTCCTTCAGAAGATCGACGAAACGCGGTTGCTAGATACGTGCGGAGGCTTATCATGGAGTGCTTCCCTCTTCAGGTTGAG ATCTTTACTTTTGGATCGGTGCCACTGAAGACTTATCTGCCGGATGGAGATATCGATTTAACTGCCTTCAGCACTAACCAAAGCCTGAAGGACTCCTGGGCTAATCTGGTTCGTGATATGCTTGAGAAGGAAGAGAGGAATGAGAATGCTGAGTTCCGTGTTAAAGAAGTCCAGTATATTCAGGCTGAA GTAAAGTTGATTAAGTGTCTGGTGGAGAACATTGTTGTGGATATTTCTTTCAATCAGATTGGAGGTTTGTGTACACTATGCTTCCTTGAGGAG GCTGATCTCTTTATAAACCAGAACCATTTGTTCAAGCGTAGTATCATATTGATCAAAGCCTGGTGTTATTACGAGAGCCGTATATTGGGGGCTCACCATGGGCTTATTTCAACATATGCCCTCGAAACCTTGGTTCTTTACATCTTTCACGTTTTCGACAACTCGTTTTCTGGACCCCTCGAG GTTCTCTATCGTTTTCTTGAGTTCTTTAGTAAGTTTGACTGGCAGAATTTTTGTATTAGCCTCTGGGGTCCTGTTCCAGTTAGTTCACTACCAGATGTAACAG CGGAACCTCCTCGAAAAGATGTTGGAGAGTTACGAAAGAGCGAAGCGTTTCTTAAAGAGTTTAGTAGAGCTTATGCAGTTAACCCTGTTGCTCAAGAGACACAGGGGCATCCTTTTGTTGCCAAACACTTCAATGTTATAGACCCTTTGCGTGAGAACAACAACCTTGGACGCAGTGTCAGTAAAG GTAACTTCTTTAGGATACGAAGTGCATTTACTCTTGGTGCCAAGAAGTTGGCTAGGTTACTTGAATGCCCTAAGGAGAATTTGATCCATGAGGTTAACCAATTTTTTATGAATACATGGGAAAGACATGGCAGTGGTCGTCGTCCTGATGCTCCTGGAAATGATCTATGGTTATCAAGACTGGGAGATCCTGAGCCTTGTCTTCAAGCTGACAATGTTAGTAATTCTTCAAGCAGCAACAGAAACCAAAATTCCGCCCCTCGCAGTGTGCCCTCTCGACAGAACAACGGTGGAACTGAAGTTATATCGAAAGCAACATATCATGCCCAAAAAAACAGTGGCAACTCTTACCAACTTGCTCAGGAaggtcgttctaatcaaaatgCTTCAAATGGTAAACTTCAGCAAACTGTTAAGCCAGAAATCATGGTAAATAATTTTCATGGAAGGCATCTCTTTGCCAGGACGCGGTCTAGCCCTGAGCTTACTGAGACATATGGTGAAGCTCTTTTGCCATCAAGGCGTAGTAGAGCCCCAGAAGCTGGAAAACGCCAAACTAATTCCACGAGGGTTGATAGTATCAGGGAAAAAGGTCTAGAGTCTGAGAGTTTGTCAAGCAGTATCAGAAATGAGGCCGACTCATCGTCAGTTAGGCATACACCATCCCCTCGAAGTCCTGATAGTACTGTTGACATGAGTAGTGCAGTGAACAGTTATTGTGATGATTTAGGCTCAGTTTCCGTGAATGAAGGTTTATCGGCCGCAGGGGAATATGGTATGCAACAGGAAGAGCAAGATCTTGTCAACTCGATGGCATATGTTGCAGGGCAAGGTTTCAATGGACACTTcccttttccttttaatttttctaCGGGCCCCCACTTACCGTTTCCAGTTACACCTGCCATCTTAGCTTCAATGGGATATGGTCAAAGGAATGTGCCTGGTATTATTCCTTCTAACCTTCCTTTCATGGAGACACCTTGGAGTGCCAATATGCAATTCCCGCAAAACTTTGTGTCTCCACCATTTACCCATTATTTTCCGAGTGGATCCCATCCAATGTCAGAAAAGCTGAGCAAAGCTGGTAATGAAGAGATGGGGTCTCCAGAAGTGAACGTCGAAGAGTCTGACCATGATCACTGGTACGAGCAAGAAAGGGGAACTCCTAGTTTTAGACTTGAAAATGGAATGCATCAGGCAAATGATAAACATCATTCATCTTCTGCAGAGCACAGTTTCGTACCCTCAAGTCGTAAAATACGGTCAACAAGGGGAGATGATTTAGAAAATTCCCACTCTCCAGTCAGAGGCAGTCAGATTCAGAGTGAGGAGAGAAATCCAGGCTCTAGATCTGTTTCTTGTGCTAGTTCCGTTAGAAGCAGGACTTCATCTGAAAGCTCTTGGGATGGATCAACTACAAAGAGCTCAAAGCCAGCTAGGGATAAACGGAATAGGAAAGCAGTTTCTGGAGCTGCATCTGCACTGTATGGAAAAGGCAAGAGCGTTCCTGGACACTCAGTCCAGGTTGAAGGTGATAACAGAGAGTGGATTCCTGTATCAAGCAAAGAAATAACCGAAAGGGATCTGGGCCCTTGTCCTACTGTCGCGTCATTTCAACTACAAAGGAATCACGTTCATGGTCATGAACTAGCTAAGACAAGTGGATCAGAGTCCACAGTGTCTCTTGCTCCATTCATCCTTGGCCATGGCATGCAACGAAAAGAGGCTGATGGTTCTGGATATACTTTTGTTCCCACTGGGCCACCTGTTCCATTCTTTGCAATGCTTCCAATGCACAACTATCAAGCTGGTGGTAATGCGACATCAGATACGTTGGCGAGCCACCTCAGTGTGGATGAGGTAGTAGAGAATCATGACCCCTGTAAAAGTTTTGACTCGTTCAGGGGACTTGATCTGTCTGAGATAAATGTGTCTTCGCACTCCACCGGAGTTGGCTCGTATGTAGAACCAAGGGAGCACAAAAATGATATTCTCAATGGAGATATTATGAGTCATTGGCAAAATTTGCAGTATGGCCGCTCTTGCCAGAGTTTTCAACATCCGCCGGTGTTGTACCCTCCTTCTGTTTTAGTGCCGCCTGCTTATCTCCAGGGGCGTTTACCATGGGATGGTCCTGGAAGATCTCTTGCTTACACCAATGCAGTCAATCAGCTCATGATGACCTACGGACCCCGTCTTGTACCCGTTGCTCCTGTTTCGACCAGGCCACCTAACATTTATCCTCGTTATGCTAATGAAACTCCCAGATATCGAAGTGGGACGGGGACATATTTTCCAAATCCT ATTTCCCCTAGGGAGCAGCGGCCTGCATCTGGCATGAGGCGAGGGAATTATGGACATGACAGAAACGACCATCACAGCGACAGAGAAGGCAACTGGAATGCTGGTACAAAGGCACGAGGTTCTGGACGTAGTAGCCACAACAATCGTAACCAAGTTGATAATAAGCCAAGGCAAGATCGATCTGATAGGCAATGGGGGTCATCGTATAGGCATGAATCATCCTCGTATTCTTCTCACCATTCTCAAAACGGTTCTATCCGCTCAAATAATTCGCAAGATGCTCCCGGGAATGTTGTTTATAGCGTATACCGACTGCCACCGGGCATGACGCAGAACAGTGTCACGTCTCCAGAGGGACAACACAACCCTCCATCTGCCATGATGTTTTATCCATATGATCATAACTCTGTGGACGAAGCGCCATATCTTAATGACGGAAACCATTCAGCTGGTGGTGGTGGGGGATTTGAAGATCAGCCAAGGTATCGTGGTTCTCATATGTCTTCACCTGATGATCCTTCCTCGCCTCGTTTCCCCAg GGGAAAATAA